CGATTCGAAAGCCGCcgggcgccttcctccctgGCACATGGGAGACCGCTCACCACATCTAACTTCTCTACAGCGCGGCGAATTCTGTTGAAAAAAAAACCTATAATTGGCAGACGATGAACAGTAAGCTATCAACTCAGGCCCATTTCAGCTGGTGTTGACGTTCGTCGACTCCACTAGAGTGATGATGCAGAATACAAATCGTTTTCAGGTACCAGGACTGAATCAGTTCCAACACATATCTTGATTCATTGATCAGGGAAGGTATTCCACAGGCTTGGCATGCAGCTGAATCAGAAAGATATAAGCGACGTCGTCAGTGCCCAGCCTGGAGCTGTGGAAAGGGTGATCCGCCTTTTTCGCAGACAGGTAAGGCTGGCAAGGGCGAGGTCTGCTGCACCAGTAGGAGAGACGGAGTATTTTTGACATATCCGACCGCCGTTGCCGTGATGGGTTACTGTTCAGGCTGAGGTTTACAAGGCACGGTATGCGCATCAGGAACTTCCCTCAGGTAGACAACCCACTATGGACGTCGCACAGCGCTGTAGTTGCCGCCGACCGGTGCGCCCGCACCACTGTTTTTCTGAGGAAGCAGCAGTAGGTAATGCTTTGATAGTGGAATCTCAGATTGTCAACAACGCATAACAATACAAGCCAGAAACTAGTTCTCTTGGCCGGCACTGGCTCCGTGCGGTTTCAGTAGCGCAGGCCTGAATGTGGTGCTGCTCTTCAATGACGACGGAATGGGAAAGGATAGCAGTGAGGTTTTCGTGTGTTAAGGGTGAACAAGAGAAAAGACTAATTCGCAGTGCAGTGGAACCATCTAGCGCCGGACCAGTTATCGTATCGTATCATGACGTGGCCCACGAGGGCTAGCAGCGGGACGCGCTTACGGCGCGttgcgccaggcgccgacgTGTGCCCTCAAAGAGTCGCTCGGCTTCATGAACACCCTTCGGAAAAGACGGAAAAATCTATGGCACCAAAGGGTGCCTACTGAGGCTGTTCGTCGCGTCATCGCAGGCGGACGTTTTTCTTCCAAAATGAGTCTCCACGCCTTTGTGACCGTCGGACAGTTTGGTATTGCATTTTCTGAGTACAATACCACTGTATCGGCATGCAGGCGTTCCGGCGCAGTCGAATACATGCAATTCAATTC
This portion of the Besnoitia besnoiti strain Bb-Ger1 chromosome VII, whole genome shotgun sequence genome encodes:
- a CDS encoding SPEF1 family protein (encoded by transcript BESB_076460), which produces MPTSPILSARSTKGSTTRCIPLAPPLEGDEELAELYHWVDSIPLSRPKRNISRDFSDGVLMAELVNHCLPRVAELHNYSAANSVEKKTYNWQTMNRKVFHRLGMQLNQKDISDVVSAQPGAVERVIRLFRRQVRLARASSAGLNVVLLFNDDGMGKDSSEVFVC